From one bacterium genomic stretch:
- a CDS encoding PorV/PorQ family protein, with protein MKKRIFAICLTLLGVFTHQVYAASVSQATLLFLKIAPGARPAGMGETFVALADDATATWWNPAGLAFQRGNEVTMMYSRWLPQFNLSDLYYAFLSGTYEVPEWGTFGANIVFLNLGETQRTGPSGEALGTFSSYEMAVTGTYGALIDENTSMGVGLKLAYSNLSPVGAGAEQGKGTATAIAADIGLLHKATFMPGLSLGANLSNMGPKVSYIDRAQADPLPTTLKFGIAYKILDQEYNKLTIASDVDKELVKRDEFGKSDEFYEALFSAWGDGDLVKSLIWHVGAEYWYSTLVGLRGGYYNDHLGRVFPYTFGVSLKYSTYRFDFSYLTAGENHPLTDTMRYSLSVDF; from the coding sequence ATGAAGAAGCGGATTTTTGCAATCTGCCTGACTTTGCTGGGAGTTTTCACCCATCAAGTGTATGCTGCGAGTGTAAGTCAAGCAACATTGCTCTTCCTCAAAATTGCACCTGGCGCGAGACCAGCCGGAATGGGCGAGACCTTTGTCGCCCTGGCAGATGACGCTACTGCGACGTGGTGGAATCCTGCCGGGCTGGCATTTCAGCGCGGTAATGAAGTGACAATGATGTATTCACGTTGGCTGCCCCAGTTCAATCTTTCAGACCTTTATTACGCGTTTCTGAGCGGCACTTACGAAGTACCTGAATGGGGCACATTTGGAGCGAACATCGTGTTCCTAAATCTTGGTGAGACACAGCGAACCGGCCCGTCAGGCGAGGCCCTTGGTACGTTCTCATCCTATGAAATGGCGGTGACAGGTACATACGGTGCACTCATTGACGAGAACACTTCAATGGGTGTCGGCCTCAAGCTTGCATATAGTAATCTTTCACCTGTCGGTGCAGGTGCTGAGCAAGGCAAAGGAACTGCAACTGCAATCGCCGCGGACATTGGCTTGTTGCACAAAGCCACTTTCATGCCTGGCCTCTCGCTCGGAGCAAATTTGTCAAACATGGGACCCAAGGTGTCCTATATCGACCGTGCGCAAGCCGATCCTTTGCCAACAACATTGAAATTTGGAATTGCGTACAAGATTCTTGACCAGGAGTATAACAAACTGACCATCGCATCTGACGTTGACAAGGAACTTGTCAAGCGTGACGAATTCGGTAAGTCAGATGAGTTCTATGAGGCACTTTTCTCGGCCTGGGGTGACGGAGATCTTGTGAAGTCACTGATTTGGCACGTGGGTGCCGAGTATTGGTATTCAACTCTCGTTGGTCTTCGCGGTGGTTACTACAATGACCATTTGGGACGGGTATTTCCGTACACGTTTGGCGTATCTTTGAAATACAGTACGTACCGATTTGATTTCAGTTATCTGACCGCCGGTGAGAATCACCCGTTGACAGACACGATGCGCTATTCACTCTCGGTGGATTTCTAA
- a CDS encoding T9SS type A sorting domain-containing protein, whose amino-acid sequence MRSLDEPWPAGQPIRLCAIRVEFLEDNLTGTTGTGKFNSGFPDTLTIDPLPHNRQYFEDHLAFMQDYFNTVSKGMVTFERLDVYPLAHDSAYTLSFPMWHYNHNSDTALLNRRLVELFAQSTTLASSDINFESYDAILVFHAGVGKDFNIGFDNTPFDIPSAYISESDLRRYNLNLPSGVTRGLILPEGQNQDETLQLGVELSLNGVMIKLFGNWLGMPDLYNTETGASGIGRWGMMDQGSGNVNAMVPAYPDAWSRVFMGWSTANTVLPGGAVDTISLARPGSDSIPDIVKIPISANEYYLLENRNADADSVGHVALYDRDGRLMTVDLLGNVYVETDFKIPVRASHYDFGIPGSGILIWHINDSVVSANYSTNRINANPQYRGVDLVEADGSQDIGREYGFATAGSGTELGVQEDCWYRDNRTHRNANGGTAFVRFNNNTRPAAVTNDQRKSYLSIENFSDIDSVMSAMVSNSIAMDGFPVQLGTNSPHNWSLADIDLDGKQDVCFQKDNEIRGIGSDSGLTVLKRFEANVEFDLRASRYPIDVNDNGHNEIWYVAGNDSLGFVEVTNVGTIQRNAALPVSSFSIARLEFLDTDPNLVVLFQGNGTMDFPRRVTIFNSSLNLILQQEVDWGGFHGLSNLTSVAAGNVLFWSSDRALLLDISDSARVVWNVVLHNSNQPTIISGPESSEIYFPNNGYVNFDSGALICPASECLEPIADWDQDGVIDGGGSRGADHTPREDFPFQSLNMDELFDLNFDGFPDLLRVTNESSSLTDLESSTVHAFDHRGARYSDFPLVTLGRPTIVTLDTTERRYYAITEYRSGSHHVIGLLRLPIVPEGQSAKSYADVENRIIFLGPLQNEVHSREEFVYVWPNPTNAIANFRITLPYAASVEAKVFDLAGRCVANLSTESSYAGTFDLQWDTVTVESGVYLGKVLVHGGGQSRESTIKIAVVK is encoded by the coding sequence GTGAGATCTCTTGACGAGCCTTGGCCGGCCGGTCAGCCTATACGCTTATGTGCTATACGAGTCGAATTTCTGGAGGATAACCTTACCGGAACAACCGGTACAGGAAAGTTCAATAGCGGCTTTCCAGATACCCTTACAATTGACCCATTGCCCCACAATCGCCAGTATTTCGAAGACCATCTTGCGTTCATGCAAGACTACTTCAATACAGTTTCTAAAGGCATGGTCACCTTTGAACGGCTTGACGTGTATCCGCTCGCACATGACAGTGCCTACACTCTGTCATTCCCTATGTGGCACTATAACCATAATTCTGATACGGCTTTGTTGAATCGCCGGCTTGTTGAACTTTTTGCACAATCCACGACCCTGGCTTCATCGGACATCAATTTTGAATCGTACGATGCAATTCTCGTCTTCCATGCCGGAGTCGGGAAGGACTTCAATATTGGCTTCGACAATACGCCATTTGACATTCCATCCGCCTACATTTCAGAAAGTGACCTTCGCCGATACAATCTTAACTTACCTTCAGGTGTAACGCGTGGCCTGATCCTTCCTGAAGGTCAGAATCAAGACGAAACCCTCCAACTTGGCGTCGAACTATCGTTGAATGGTGTCATGATCAAGCTTTTTGGCAACTGGCTCGGCATGCCTGACCTCTACAATACAGAGACAGGCGCGAGTGGCATCGGAAGGTGGGGTATGATGGATCAGGGATCGGGCAATGTTAATGCAATGGTACCTGCGTATCCCGATGCTTGGTCCAGGGTGTTCATGGGGTGGTCAACTGCAAACACAGTGCTTCCTGGCGGAGCCGTGGACACAATCTCCTTGGCACGTCCCGGTAGCGATTCCATTCCAGATATAGTGAAGATTCCAATTTCCGCGAACGAGTATTATCTGCTTGAAAACAGGAATGCAGATGCAGATTCGGTGGGTCATGTCGCACTTTATGATCGCGACGGGCGACTAATGACCGTTGACCTCCTCGGCAATGTGTATGTTGAGACTGACTTCAAGATACCAGTGCGTGCATCACACTATGATTTTGGAATTCCAGGAAGCGGCATCCTCATATGGCATATCAATGACAGTGTAGTATCAGCGAATTATTCAACAAATCGAATAAATGCGAACCCGCAATACAGAGGTGTCGATCTGGTTGAGGCCGATGGGTCACAAGATATTGGCCGTGAATACGGGTTTGCGACCGCGGGATCCGGCACAGAGTTAGGAGTGCAGGAAGATTGCTGGTACCGCGACAACCGAACGCATAGAAACGCTAACGGAGGCACGGCATTCGTCAGGTTCAACAACAATACTCGTCCGGCAGCCGTGACTAACGATCAAAGAAAGTCGTACTTGTCGATCGAGAATTTCAGTGATATAGACTCAGTAATGTCGGCTATGGTGTCGAATTCGATAGCAATGGACGGTTTTCCTGTTCAGCTTGGCACGAATTCTCCGCACAATTGGTCACTTGCCGATATTGATCTAGACGGCAAACAGGACGTATGCTTTCAGAAAGATAATGAAATTCGTGGAATAGGTAGTGATTCCGGCTTGACCGTACTGAAACGATTTGAAGCGAATGTCGAGTTCGACTTGCGAGCAAGCCGTTATCCAATAGATGTGAACGATAACGGACACAATGAGATATGGTATGTCGCTGGAAATGACTCATTGGGATTCGTGGAAGTTACAAATGTTGGTACAATTCAGCGAAATGCTGCTTTGCCAGTAAGTTCGTTTTCAATTGCTAGATTAGAATTCTTGGATACCGATCCAAATTTGGTAGTGCTCTTTCAAGGGAATGGGACCATGGATTTTCCGAGAAGAGTCACTATTTTCAATTCAAGCCTGAACCTTATTCTTCAGCAGGAAGTCGATTGGGGCGGATTTCACGGGTTGTCAAATCTGACGTCAGTAGCAGCAGGCAATGTCCTTTTCTGGAGCTCAGACAGGGCACTGCTCTTGGACATTTCAGATTCCGCTCGCGTTGTTTGGAATGTTGTGTTACACAATTCAAATCAACCCACGATAATCTCTGGACCGGAATCATCGGAGATCTATTTCCCAAATAACGGCTATGTCAACTTCGATTCTGGGGCGTTGATTTGTCCAGCTTCAGAATGCCTAGAACCTATAGCCGACTGGGATCAGGACGGTGTAATTGATGGTGGCGGTTCGCGCGGCGCAGATCACACGCCACGAGAGGACTTTCCTTTCCAAAGTTTGAACATGGATGAGCTGTTTGACCTGAATTTTGATGGTTTTCCAGATCTCTTGCGAGTTACCAATGAAAGCAGCAGTTTAACCGATCTCGAAAGCTCGACTGTTCATGCTTTTGATCATCGAGGAGCGCGATACTCCGATTTTCCACTTGTAACATTAGGAAGACCAACGATCGTCACCCTGGACACTACTGAGCGCAGGTACTATGCGATAACTGAATACCGCAGCGGCAGTCACCACGTAATTGGTCTGCTTCGGCTTCCAATAGTGCCTGAAGGTCAATCAGCCAAGTCCTATGCAGACGTCGAGAACAGGATAATTTTCCTCGGTCCGTTGCAGAATGAAGTGCACAGCAGGGAAGAATTCGTATATGTTTGGCCAAATCCGACAAACGCAATTGCTAACTTTAGGATTACATTGCCTTATGCCGCTTCAGTCGAAGCAAAAGTGTTTGATCTTGCGGGCCGATGCGTGGCAAACTTAAGTACGGAATCAAGCTACGCAGGAACTTTTGACCTTCAGTGGGATACAGTTACAGTTGAGAGTGGAGTGTACTTGGGAAAAGTATTAGTACATGGTGGTGGTCAATCCCGCGAGAGCACCATCAAGATTGCTGTAGTGAAATGA
- a CDS encoding SDR family oxidoreductase gives MPERTLITGASGLLGFALATHLVHRDFDILGVSRTQSCVGHFPNVRLDLTQFDKLRDLVHNLRPTVIVHAAALSTVIPCERSPDEAWLQNYSVTKHLADAANHVSAHLVFISTDQVFDGQQGLYNETALPRPTNVYGKTKRAAEEALSSICKRFLIIRSNNIVGRNFGMGLSFTDKLLEVLLSGRPVTLFTDQIRSPIHLRECVHAIECCLRNRVEGYINLGGHEVQSRYETGLALAQAYNISQDLILPCTMSSHPDRDFLHRDGSFNTTKLRSLFPSIAGETVVAGFRRDFIADRKLNHA, from the coding sequence GTGCCTGAGCGAACTCTCATTACAGGTGCGTCAGGTCTGCTTGGATTCGCCCTTGCAACACATCTTGTCCATCGAGATTTCGATATTCTAGGTGTTTCGAGAACGCAATCATGTGTCGGTCACTTCCCGAATGTAAGACTAGATCTCACGCAATTTGACAAACTGCGTGATTTGGTTCATAACTTACGTCCAACTGTAATTGTGCATGCTGCGGCACTCTCAACGGTAATACCGTGCGAGAGGTCACCGGATGAAGCGTGGTTGCAGAATTACTCGGTCACGAAGCATTTAGCTGATGCCGCAAATCATGTCAGTGCACACCTCGTATTTATTTCGACCGACCAGGTTTTTGATGGACAGCAAGGATTGTACAATGAGACTGCTCTGCCCCGGCCTACAAACGTCTACGGCAAGACAAAGCGTGCAGCTGAGGAAGCACTTTCTTCAATCTGTAAGCGATTTCTTATAATTCGCAGCAATAATATCGTTGGCAGAAACTTCGGCATGGGTTTGTCATTCACAGATAAGCTACTTGAAGTACTCCTGAGTGGCCGGCCTGTCACATTGTTTACGGACCAGATCAGAAGTCCGATTCATCTAAGAGAGTGCGTGCACGCGATTGAGTGTTGCCTGCGAAACAGGGTGGAGGGCTACATTAATCTTGGGGGACATGAAGTCCAGAGTCGGTATGAAACCGGACTCGCGCTAGCACAAGCTTACAACATATCACAGGATCTGATACTACCCTGCACGATGAGCTCTCATCCAGACCGTGATTTTTTGCACAGGGATGGTTCGTTTAACACGACTAAACTACGTTCACTATTTCCCAGTATTGCGGGTGAAACAGTTGTAGCTGGCTTCAGAAGAGACTTTATTGCAGACAGGAAGTTGAATCATGCATGA
- a CDS encoding DUF296 domain-containing protein: MHEPLLTVFAKDTLIPDGLIDIARERKWESAVCSGIGGVCEVELAYFDSITKEYQSFWIPEIVELVSLNGNLTWLEDKPFWHLHALVADREGKTSGGHVLKCKVALTLELAIWPLSSRFERKHDEISGLNLIHA; encoded by the coding sequence ATGCATGAACCTTTGCTTACTGTGTTTGCCAAGGATACGTTAATACCTGATGGTCTAATTGACATTGCTCGCGAGAGAAAGTGGGAATCTGCTGTTTGCAGTGGGATTGGCGGGGTATGCGAAGTTGAATTGGCCTACTTTGATAGCATAACAAAGGAGTATCAAAGTTTTTGGATACCAGAGATAGTTGAACTTGTTAGTCTTAATGGCAATCTAACATGGTTGGAAGACAAACCCTTCTGGCATCTGCATGCATTGGTAGCAGACAGGGAAGGGAAGACAAGTGGCGGTCATGTTCTCAAATGCAAAGTTGCCTTGACACTTGAATTGGCGATTTGGCCACTTTCTTCAAGATTCGAAAGGAAACATGACGAAATTTCCGGATTGAATTTGATTCATGCGTGA
- a CDS encoding deoxynucleoside kinase: protein MRDDIYNRRYFIAIAGNIGAGKTTLAQKLALQLGWKCYLEPVIDNPYLPDFYADMSKWSFHLQVYFLSKRFQNQLEIERDERSCVQDRTIYEDARIFANTLHRRGLMSRRDWENYQSLFSSMVSNLKKPDLVIYLHSDIENLMQRIHQRARYFEKSIDIEYLTELNQAYTLWKDEPQDHLLIRTIDTSNGISENEVLAIALQLLRQNLQIELPFPC from the coding sequence ATGCGTGACGATATCTATAATCGACGTTACTTCATTGCTATCGCCGGCAACATAGGTGCAGGAAAGACCACGCTGGCACAGAAGCTCGCTCTGCAACTTGGTTGGAAATGCTACCTTGAGCCAGTAATTGATAATCCATACCTTCCGGATTTCTATGCAGATATGAGCAAGTGGTCGTTTCATCTCCAGGTGTATTTCCTTAGCAAGCGCTTTCAGAATCAGCTTGAAATCGAAAGAGATGAGCGCTCATGCGTTCAGGACAGGACAATCTACGAGGATGCCAGGATCTTTGCAAATACGTTGCATCGACGTGGATTAATGAGCCGAAGGGATTGGGAAAACTATCAATCCCTTTTTTCCTCTATGGTAAGCAACTTGAAGAAACCTGATTTGGTGATTTACCTTCATTCAGATATTGAAAACCTAATGCAGAGGATTCATCAACGTGCTCGATACTTTGAAAAGTCAATAGATATCGAGTATCTTACTGAATTGAATCAGGCCTATACATTGTGGAAGGACGAGCCACAGGACCATTTACTGATACGCACGATTGACACTTCCAATGGTATCTCTGAGAACGAGGTCCTTGCGATTGCACTACAATTGTTGAGGCAGAACTTACAAATTGAGTTACCCTTTCCATGTTGA
- the maf gene encoding septum formation protein Maf — translation MIVRLTLVSSSPRRISLLKRLEIPFDVAPVQVHERWDATSTVILAQQNAMRKVHASEHFGASRRMLLGADTVIHHDGVVLGKPAGRESARRMLSRLSGNCHEVVTGYCIMTFSEDGAIKDTCVDASSSYVTFDRLSKSVLTEYLDSNEWVGKAGAYAIQGKAGAFVTTLKGDFDNVVGLPVESIRNKFGTVFSNYQFL, via the coding sequence TTGATCGTCAGGCTCACGCTAGTTTCATCATCTCCCCGCCGCATTTCCCTGCTCAAACGACTGGAGATTCCTTTCGATGTCGCTCCCGTACAAGTGCATGAGCGGTGGGACGCGACCTCGACCGTAATACTCGCGCAACAGAATGCGATGCGAAAAGTTCATGCATCCGAGCACTTTGGTGCAAGTCGGCGAATGCTGTTGGGTGCGGACACGGTCATTCATCACGATGGAGTCGTACTTGGCAAACCAGCCGGTCGTGAAAGTGCCAGACGCATGCTAAGTAGACTTTCTGGAAATTGTCACGAAGTTGTCACCGGATACTGCATCATGACCTTCAGTGAAGATGGGGCGATAAAAGACACGTGCGTCGATGCATCAAGTAGCTACGTAACGTTCGACCGCCTCTCAAAATCAGTGTTGACAGAGTATTTGGATTCGAATGAGTGGGTTGGCAAGGCCGGAGCTTATGCGATACAAGGGAAGGCCGGCGCGTTTGTAACTACTCTTAAAGGCGACTTTGACAACGTCGTCGGATTACCAGTGGAATCAATTCGTAATAAGTTTGGAACAGTCTTCTCAAATTATCAGTTTCTGTGA
- a CDS encoding helix-turn-helix domain-containing protein: MEQSSQIISFCEELRKAREFQGLSLADVANETRIPLEYLSALESGQLSIIPEPIQRGVISAYAKSARMNSEKVLHSLDVLKGGKSVSDARLSASDRLSDESLTVGMTRAQIQTAWFASIAENRLLHWVLTLLLLIVGVWMTAQWRTDSSGSATDPVTGLSSSLPVSSFRPTPVREIREMMPDSIRFIVSFPLQVSEFSALDTAQFQLWWGIQEDSSYFMYPHDKIEFMHYSGLRISSNSGAKGLMVSGEDTFTTHFGKDSLNTWLQFPDRTAADDALLAEPGDSITG, encoded by the coding sequence TTGGAACAGTCTTCTCAAATTATCAGTTTCTGTGAAGAGCTAAGAAAGGCCAGGGAATTCCAGGGCCTTTCGCTGGCCGATGTTGCGAATGAGACTCGAATTCCTCTCGAGTATTTGTCTGCACTTGAGTCTGGTCAACTCAGCATAATACCTGAACCCATACAGCGGGGCGTGATCTCCGCTTATGCCAAGTCCGCTCGGATGAACTCCGAGAAAGTTCTGCATTCGCTTGACGTGTTGAAAGGTGGGAAGTCTGTTTCGGACGCACGATTATCTGCATCCGACAGGCTATCTGATGAGTCGCTCACAGTCGGAATGACTAGGGCACAGATTCAAACTGCATGGTTTGCCTCAATTGCGGAAAACCGGCTCCTTCACTGGGTTCTCACTCTTTTGTTGCTTATTGTAGGAGTATGGATGACGGCGCAATGGCGTACTGACAGTAGTGGTTCTGCAACCGATCCGGTTACGGGCTTGTCCTCCAGTTTGCCAGTGTCCTCTTTTCGACCGACTCCAGTCCGAGAGATTCGAGAAATGATGCCTGATTCAATCAGGTTCATTGTGAGCTTTCCATTACAGGTGAGCGAGTTTAGCGCACTTGACACGGCTCAATTCCAACTCTGGTGGGGTATCCAGGAGGATAGTTCATACTTCATGTATCCACATGATAAAATAGAATTTATGCATTATAGCGGGTTGCGCATAAGTTCAAACAGTGGTGCCAAAGGTCTGATGGTCAGTGGTGAAGACACTTTTACAACACATTTTGGCAAGGATTCCCTGAACACATGGCTACAATTCCCGGATAGGACTGCCGCTGACGACGCACTTCTGGCGGAACCCGGAGATTCGATTACAGGTTGA
- the pgsB gene encoding poly-gamma-glutamate synthase PgsB → MVFLIFAFVTLLFYAYFEYSSHRSRARRIPIRIHVNGTRGKSSVTRLIAAGLRAGGIRTMAKTTGTLPRIIDVDGLEIPIKRKAGANIIEQTKVFKYFATRDPEAIVIECMAVNPEYQWICEHKFVNATVGVITNTRLDHILEMGPTLENVTRSLCNTLPHDGVAFTAEQNMFWMMRKEAEQVGCKLLRVNADSVSYLELGQFTYIEHADNVALALAVCEHYQVPREVALEGMYSAFPDPGALRVIEAEENGRVAQFINALAANDPMSTLAIWQKVKTLSTDLGVVCFLLNTRADRYDRTIQLLEMVRDNLTSEFNYFFLNGENLERVYNSLPEYGIDQSRAVKIGMAAPKATYDAIFERIPDIGTVFAMGNVGKGGLDIATFFGQRRRVRKGVVAA, encoded by the coding sequence ATGGTCTTCCTCATCTTCGCGTTTGTCACCCTTCTTTTCTACGCCTACTTTGAGTACTCAAGTCATCGAAGCAGGGCCAGGCGTATTCCCATCAGAATCCATGTAAATGGCACTCGAGGTAAGTCATCTGTCACTCGATTGATCGCAGCTGGTCTGCGAGCCGGGGGAATTCGCACGATGGCCAAGACCACCGGTACGCTTCCTCGAATAATCGACGTTGACGGACTTGAAATCCCAATCAAGCGCAAAGCCGGCGCAAACATAATTGAACAGACAAAGGTATTCAAGTACTTCGCGACAAGAGACCCCGAGGCCATTGTGATCGAATGCATGGCAGTTAACCCCGAGTACCAATGGATTTGCGAGCACAAGTTTGTTAACGCGACAGTCGGAGTCATCACGAATACAAGACTTGATCATATTCTTGAAATGGGGCCAACACTTGAAAACGTGACCCGGTCCCTGTGTAACACATTGCCTCATGATGGGGTGGCGTTTACGGCGGAGCAGAATATGTTCTGGATGATGCGGAAAGAAGCCGAGCAGGTAGGCTGCAAACTGCTTCGAGTTAATGCGGACAGCGTTTCTTATCTTGAACTTGGCCAATTCACTTACATTGAGCATGCGGATAATGTTGCGCTTGCGCTGGCTGTTTGTGAACATTATCAAGTCCCAAGAGAAGTCGCGTTAGAAGGAATGTACAGTGCCTTTCCGGATCCAGGAGCTTTACGAGTCATCGAAGCTGAGGAGAATGGCAGAGTTGCACAATTCATTAATGCCTTGGCGGCAAATGATCCAATGTCAACACTTGCGATTTGGCAGAAAGTGAAAACGCTGTCAACAGATCTAGGGGTAGTCTGCTTTCTTCTAAACACGCGAGCAGATAGGTACGATCGTACAATACAATTGCTCGAAATGGTTCGCGACAATCTGACATCAGAGTTCAACTACTTCTTTCTCAACGGAGAAAACTTGGAGAGAGTTTATAATAGCCTGCCCGAATATGGTATCGATCAATCACGAGCAGTGAAGATTGGTATGGCCGCTCCAAAGGCAACCTATGATGCAATCTTTGAGCGGATCCCAGACATAGGGACAGTATTTGCGATGGGTAATGTTGGAAAAGGCGGACTTGACATTGCAACTTTCTTTGGACAACGCAGAAGAGTTCGCAAAGGTGTAGTTGCAGCCTGA
- the pgsC gene encoding poly-gamma-glutamate biosynthesis protein PgsC: MIELTIGLGVLVSLLFHEIVGAAAGGIVVPGYLAMHLNSPAKLIGTFAVAFIAYLCIRVVSRFMFVYGRRRMVLAIMFGFIFGYISRNLIMSDMWISDLRLEAIGFIIPGLIANWFERQGVIKTLATMLIAAPLVKLLVMVITGGEIYHGI; this comes from the coding sequence ATGATTGAACTGACTATTGGACTTGGGGTACTCGTAAGCCTCTTGTTTCACGAAATTGTTGGCGCAGCAGCCGGTGGGATCGTGGTTCCTGGCTACCTTGCGATGCACCTGAACAGTCCCGCAAAACTCATCGGCACATTTGCAGTGGCTTTCATTGCATACTTGTGTATAAGAGTTGTTTCACGCTTCATGTTTGTATATGGTCGCCGACGTATGGTTTTGGCCATCATGTTTGGCTTTATTTTCGGCTACATTAGCCGGAACTTGATTATGAGCGATATGTGGATATCTGACCTGCGACTGGAGGCAATAGGTTTTATCATTCCCGGCCTGATAGCAAATTGGTTTGAGCGTCAAGGCGTGATCAAGACGCTCGCAACAATGTTGATTGCCGCGCCACTTGTAAAGTTACTTGTCATGGTAATCACGGGAGGTGAGATCTATCATGGCATTTAG
- the pgsW gene encoding poly-gamma-glutamate system protein has product MAFRPSLRSIWTLVAMSVVCYGLYLWAEYSRIEVKRANHELKLVAANRMSNALRELASRQFSGSESLESYGDPRVDALIGQQFSTITSDIGSFEEKLYGANPNLAAAVIELLLDAGLKSGDKVAIALSGSTPGANISVLCACNALGVDAYTLSSLSSTWWGATDPRNTWADMQSFLIDKGIVNCTVVGYSLGGIDDNALGMSSLGRTELIEAVGRNKARLIEATSLSESSREWWKAFRASLNGQVPSAYINVGDGLASLGHKENGQLLGNGVHRRLPARNWPGNGVVHIAAKENVPIINFYSSTELSKEYGLGSPRLPLTEPGIGDVFVTIKYDLRVAIAALVITLAALFTLVWFDSKYFRLADAGVDPETLL; this is encoded by the coding sequence ATGGCATTTAGACCCAGCCTTCGTTCAATTTGGACGCTTGTCGCAATGTCCGTTGTGTGTTATGGCTTGTATCTTTGGGCCGAGTACAGCAGGATTGAAGTCAAACGTGCAAACCATGAGTTAAAACTTGTTGCGGCGAATAGAATGAGTAACGCTCTTCGTGAACTTGCTAGTCGCCAGTTTAGTGGAAGCGAAAGTCTCGAGTCGTACGGTGATCCCCGTGTTGATGCATTGATAGGACAGCAATTCTCGACTATCACCTCAGATATAGGTAGCTTTGAGGAAAAGCTGTATGGCGCAAACCCCAACTTGGCCGCGGCTGTTATTGAGCTCCTGCTTGATGCCGGGCTGAAATCCGGGGACAAAGTAGCCATCGCACTCTCAGGCTCTACACCGGGTGCTAACATCAGCGTCCTGTGTGCTTGCAATGCCTTAGGCGTGGATGCATATACTTTATCTTCGCTTAGTTCGACATGGTGGGGCGCAACGGATCCCCGCAATACATGGGCAGATATGCAGTCCTTTCTTATAGATAAGGGAATAGTGAATTGCACAGTAGTTGGGTATTCTCTCGGTGGAATCGACGATAATGCACTTGGAATGTCGAGCCTTGGCCGCACTGAGTTAATTGAGGCAGTGGGCCGAAACAAGGCGAGGCTGATTGAAGCCACATCACTTAGTGAGTCTTCAAGAGAATGGTGGAAAGCGTTTAGGGCTTCACTTAACGGTCAAGTTCCTTCCGCCTATATTAACGTTGGTGACGGTTTAGCTAGCTTAGGGCACAAAGAGAATGGACAGTTACTCGGCAATGGAGTACACCGTCGATTGCCCGCTCGAAATTGGCCTGGAAATGGAGTCGTTCACATTGCAGCAAAAGAAAATGTGCCAATCATTAATTTCTACTCTTCGACAGAGCTGTCAAAGGAATATGGCTTGGGATCCCCACGACTTCCTTTGACCGAGCCTGGAATTGGCGATGTGTTCGTGACCATAAAGTATGATCTGCGAGTTGCGATTGCCGCTCTTGTGATTACGCTGGCAGCACTCTTCACTCTTGTTTGGTTTGATTCTAAGTACTTCCGGCTTGCCGATGCCGGTGTTGACCCGGAAACACTCTTATAA